Proteins found in one Banduia mediterranea genomic segment:
- a CDS encoding type IV toxin-antitoxin system AbiEi family antitoxin domain-containing protein: protein MQGTEVRTVEAVRRLGVARPRDLKALGIPVEYARRLASRGALVRISRGLYAVPDADISAQHSLAEVAKAVPKATVCLLSALRFHGLTTQSPSEIWIALDNHAWHPRNPPFPVRVVYFSGAALTEGVETHRIDGVAVRIYSAAKTVADCFKYRNKIGPEVAVEALKDYVQRHPHGMDALWRHAKLDRVATVMRPYLEVVG, encoded by the coding sequence ATGCAAGGCACCGAAGTCCGAACCGTCGAAGCCGTCAGGCGTCTGGGGGTCGCGCGGCCACGCGACCTCAAGGCACTCGGCATTCCTGTCGAATACGCGCGCCGACTTGCGTCGCGCGGCGCTCTGGTGCGTATATCGCGCGGGCTGTATGCCGTTCCGGATGCTGACATCTCGGCGCAGCACAGCCTCGCCGAAGTGGCCAAGGCCGTTCCGAAGGCGACGGTCTGCCTGCTGAGTGCACTTCGCTTCCACGGTCTGACCACGCAGTCGCCGTCCGAGATCTGGATCGCGCTGGACAACCACGCCTGGCATCCGCGCAATCCGCCGTTTCCGGTCCGTGTCGTCTACTTCTCCGGTGCAGCGCTGACCGAGGGCGTCGAGACGCACAGGATCGACGGCGTTGCCGTCCGGATCTACTCGGCGGCCAAGACCGTGGCGGACTGCTTCAAGTACCGCAACAAGATCGGTCCCGAAGTCGCCGTCGAGGCACTGAAGGACTATGTCCAGCGTCACCCGCATGGCATGGACGCGCTGTGGCGCCATGCGAAGCTGGATCGGGTGGCTACGGTGATGCGGCCGTATCTGGAAGTCGTCGGGTGA